A DNA window from Arachis hypogaea cultivar Tifrunner chromosome 18, arahy.Tifrunner.gnm2.J5K5, whole genome shotgun sequence contains the following coding sequences:
- the LOC112770203 gene encoding uncharacterized protein: MTHPLFRNVVHTAWNKGAPDVVKCLLEVQKDATSFNKKVFGNIFVKKRELERLLNDVQITLESREDQQLRIKEQVLRQELNVVLLQEELLWRKRNKIHGLFLVDGSWAMETSTLEMAANSFQKLFSTREDIDLDAMGHFPYPSLSTETCQKLVEPVTSEEVKGAAMSSFKAPGPDGFQAIFYKEF; encoded by the exons ATGACTCATCCTCTGTTTAGGAATGTTGTTCATACAGCTTGGAATAAAGGAGCTCCAGATGTGGTCAAATGTTTGTTGGAGGTTCAAAAAGATGCAACTAGCttcaataaaaaggtttttggcaatatttttgttaagaaaagggAGCTAGAGAGGCTTTTGAATGACGTTCAGATTACTCTGGAGAGTCGGGAGGATCAACAGCTTAGGATCAAAGAGCAAGTTTTGCGTCAGGAACTGAATGTTGTCCTTCTTCAAGAAGAGCTGCTGTG GCgaaagaggaacaaaattcatgggTTGTTTTTGGTGGATGGGTCTTGGGCCATGGAGACTTCGACTCTAGAAATGGCGGcaaattcttttcaaaaactctttTCTACAAGGGAGGATATTGACTTGGACGCCATGGGGCATTTTCCTTACCCGTCTCTTAGTACCGAGACTTGTCAAAAGCTAGTGGAACCAGTGACGTCTGAAGAGGTTAAAGGAGCTGCCATGAGTTCGTTTAAAGCGCCAGGGCCAGATGGATTTCAAGCAATTTTCTACAAAGAGTTCTGA